From a single Fundidesulfovibrio terrae genomic region:
- a CDS encoding sigma-54-dependent transcriptional regulator produces the protein MSTILVIDDDQEIRDTFQSLSRRMHYRFLGAGNLADGLALVRSEAVDVVLLDIRLPDGNGLDALPDIRRGDNPPEVIILTGLGDPDGAEMAISGGAWDYLVKPAPIKQTMLSLTRALKYHKEKGQDVSTVSLRREAIIGSSPRMEACLDLVAQASRLTGPVLITGETGTGKELMARTIHQNSPRATGDFVAVDCASLTETLLESTLFGHRKGSFTGADQDRPGLVKLADGGTLFLDEVGEMPMGIQKAFLRVLQEKRFRPVGASAEVQSDFRLIAATNRDLEEMAARGEFRQDLLFRLKTFVIALPSLRERREDIKLLTLSHLDALCQRYGLPTKGVGTDFSDMLMAYSWPGNVRELFGVLERALAAAGMEPTLYAKHLPPEVRIQVMKASIERGRREETPVQLPVPQHKEPCAGILPTLKAFKESKEREYLDALLFQTERDLTAMLDTSGLSRSHLYALLKKHNIVL, from the coding sequence ATGTCCACAATTCTCGTAATCGACGACGATCAGGAAATCCGCGACACCTTCCAGAGCCTCTCCAGGCGCATGCACTACCGCTTCCTCGGGGCGGGAAACCTGGCGGACGGCCTGGCCCTGGTCCGCTCGGAGGCCGTTGACGTGGTCCTCCTGGACATCCGCCTGCCGGACGGCAACGGCCTGGACGCCCTGCCCGACATCCGGCGCGGGGACAATCCGCCGGAGGTCATCATCCTGACCGGCCTCGGCGATCCGGACGGCGCGGAAATGGCCATCTCCGGCGGCGCGTGGGACTATCTGGTCAAGCCCGCGCCCATCAAGCAAACCATGCTCTCGCTCACCCGAGCGCTCAAGTACCACAAGGAAAAAGGCCAGGACGTCTCCACGGTGTCTCTGCGCCGGGAGGCCATCATCGGGTCGAGCCCCAGGATGGAGGCCTGCCTGGACCTGGTGGCCCAGGCCTCGCGCCTGACCGGCCCGGTGCTCATCACCGGCGAAACCGGCACCGGCAAGGAGCTCATGGCCCGCACCATCCACCAGAACTCGCCCCGGGCCACCGGGGACTTCGTGGCCGTGGACTGCGCCTCGCTCACGGAGACGTTGCTGGAGAGCACCCTGTTCGGGCACCGCAAGGGCTCCTTCACCGGAGCCGACCAGGACCGGCCGGGCCTGGTGAAGCTGGCCGACGGGGGGACGCTTTTCCTGGACGAGGTGGGCGAGATGCCCATGGGCATCCAGAAGGCCTTCCTGCGCGTGCTCCAGGAGAAGCGCTTCCGGCCGGTGGGGGCCAGCGCCGAGGTGCAGAGCGATTTCCGGCTCATCGCGGCCACCAACCGCGACCTGGAGGAGATGGCCGCGCGCGGCGAGTTCCGCCAGGACCTGCTCTTCCGCCTCAAGACCTTCGTCATCGCCCTGCCGTCCCTGCGCGAGCGGCGCGAGGATATCAAGCTGCTCACCCTGAGCCACCTGGACGCCCTGTGCCAGCGCTACGGCCTGCCCACCAAGGGGGTGGGAACGGACTTCTCGGACATGCTCATGGCCTATTCCTGGCCCGGCAACGTACGCGAGCTCTTCGGGGTGCTGGAGCGCGCCCTGGCGGCCGCCGGCATGGAGCCCACCCTCTACGCCAAGCACCTGCCCCCGGAGGTGCGCATCCAGGTGATGAAGGCCTCCATTGAGCGCGGCCGCAGGGAGGAGACGCCGGTGCAGCTCCCCGTGCCCCAGCACAAGGAGCCCTGCGCGGGCATCCTCCCCACGCTCAAGGCATTCAAGGAATCCAAGGAGCGCGAATACCTGGACGCCCTGCTCTTCCAGACCGAGCGCGACCTGACGGCCATGCTGGACACCTCGGGGCTGTCCCGGTCGCACCTGTACGCTCTCTTGAAAAAGCACAATATCGTGCTCTAG
- a CDS encoding FAD-binding oxidoreductase — protein sequence MVSQSLKQAFAGVVGNDNVMDAEADKHSYSYDAAVLDPVLPSLVVRPTTMEAMGKVVKLCNDNGLPITVRGAGTNLSGGTIPSKGGVVLLTNALDKILEINEEDMYAVVQTGAITAKFAAAVAAKGLFYPPDPGSQAASTLGGNVAENAGGLRGLKYGVTKDYVMGVNFFDVEGNYCKSGSRTVKCVTGLNIPQLMVGSEGTLAVMSEFILKLIPPPQASKAMMAIFPDVMTASRTVSAIIANKVVPCTLEFMDNFTIGAVEGYAKVGLPTDAGSLLLIEVDGHPAQVAEEAEKVENICKQNGCTRLQVAKDAAERNKVWEARRAALSSLARLRPTTVLEDATVPRSKIPAMMESLNKIAKDYKLTIGTFGHAGDGNLHPTILCDRRDKEEFHRVEKGVDAIFQAALDLGGTLSGEHGIGLAKSKYMELETNKASVLYSKRIKAAADPKNILNPGKILGE from the coding sequence ATGGTCAGCCAGTCTCTCAAGCAGGCTTTCGCGGGCGTCGTCGGCAACGACAACGTCATGGACGCCGAGGCCGACAAACACTCCTACTCGTACGACGCGGCGGTGCTCGACCCCGTGCTTCCCTCCCTGGTGGTGCGCCCCACCACCATGGAAGCCATGGGCAAAGTGGTGAAGCTCTGCAACGACAACGGACTGCCCATCACCGTCCGCGGCGCGGGCACCAACCTGTCCGGCGGCACAATTCCCTCCAAGGGCGGCGTCGTCCTGCTGACCAACGCCCTGGATAAGATCCTCGAGATCAACGAAGAGGACATGTACGCCGTGGTCCAGACCGGCGCCATCACCGCCAAGTTCGCCGCCGCCGTGGCCGCCAAGGGGCTGTTCTATCCTCCCGACCCGGGCAGCCAGGCCGCCTCCACCCTGGGCGGCAACGTGGCTGAGAACGCCGGTGGCCTGCGCGGCCTGAAGTACGGCGTCACCAAAGACTACGTCATGGGCGTCAACTTCTTCGACGTCGAGGGCAACTACTGCAAGTCCGGCTCCCGCACCGTGAAGTGCGTCACCGGCCTGAACATCCCCCAGCTGATGGTGGGCTCCGAGGGCACCCTGGCGGTCATGAGCGAATTCATCCTGAAGCTCATCCCCCCGCCGCAGGCCTCCAAGGCCATGATGGCCATCTTCCCCGACGTGATGACCGCGTCGCGCACCGTGTCCGCCATCATCGCCAACAAGGTGGTGCCCTGCACCCTGGAGTTCATGGACAACTTCACCATCGGAGCCGTTGAAGGCTACGCCAAGGTCGGCCTGCCCACCGACGCCGGGTCGCTCCTGCTCATCGAAGTGGACGGCCATCCCGCCCAGGTGGCCGAGGAAGCCGAGAAGGTGGAGAACATCTGCAAGCAGAACGGCTGCACCCGCCTGCAGGTGGCCAAGGACGCCGCGGAGCGCAACAAGGTGTGGGAAGCCCGTCGCGCCGCCCTGTCCTCGCTCGCCCGCCTGCGTCCCACCACCGTGCTGGAAGACGCCACCGTGCCCCGCTCCAAGATTCCGGCCATGATGGAGTCCCTGAACAAGATCGCCAAGGACTACAAGCTGACCATCGGCACCTTCGGCCACGCCGGCGACGGCAACCTGCACCCCACCATCCTGTGCGACCGCCGCGACAAGGAAGAGTTCCACCGCGTCGAAAAGGGCGTGGACGCCATCTTCCAGGCCGCCCTGGACCTGGGCGGCACCCTCTCCGGCGAGCACGGCATCGGGCTGGCCAAGTCCAAGTACATGGAGCTTGAGACCAACAAGGCCAGCGTCCTGTACTCCAAGCGGATCAAGGCCGCCGCGGACCCCAAGAACATCTTGAATCCCGGCAAGATCCTGGGGGAGTAG
- a CDS encoding (Fe-S)-binding protein, whose product MADLNQMIKMLGELDDQLVNCMRCGMCQSVCPLFAETGRESDVARGKIALLEFLGHEMIQDAKAVKDRLDKCLLCGSCAAACPSGVKAVDIFLKARAIVTAYVGLSPVKKAIFRGMLSKPKLFNNLLALGTKFQGFFTSPVNDIIGSSCSKLLSPLLGDRHLLSLADKPLRSIGNLNTAPGKSGLKVAFFYGCVVDKMFTSVGEAILKVFKHHGVGVYMPIDQVCCGVPSLASGDMKSFEDLVRMNLKLFGKGDFDYIITPCGTCTSAFHHVWPLMGTGLSQAERDQIEMLAGKAMDINAFIADKLGVTEVEPSSDAKKVTIHDPCHLKKSLGVSGQVRTVLKANPNLNVVEMSGSDVCCGCGGSFNLQHYSVSTKIGKKKRDSIAATGAEIVAAGCPACMMQIADMMSQAGDRVAIKHPVELYAQTLG is encoded by the coding sequence ATGGCTGATCTTAACCAGATGATCAAAATGCTCGGCGAGCTGGACGACCAGCTCGTCAACTGCATGCGCTGCGGCATGTGCCAGAGCGTGTGCCCGCTGTTTGCCGAGACCGGCCGCGAGTCCGACGTGGCCCGCGGCAAGATCGCCCTGCTGGAATTCCTCGGCCACGAGATGATCCAGGACGCCAAGGCCGTAAAGGACCGCCTGGACAAGTGCCTGCTGTGCGGTTCCTGCGCGGCGGCCTGCCCCTCCGGCGTCAAGGCCGTGGACATCTTCCTCAAGGCCAGGGCCATCGTCACCGCTTACGTGGGCCTCTCCCCGGTCAAGAAAGCCATCTTCCGGGGCATGCTCAGCAAGCCCAAACTGTTCAACAACCTGCTGGCCCTCGGGACCAAGTTCCAGGGGTTCTTCACATCTCCGGTGAACGATATCATCGGATCTTCCTGTTCCAAGCTGCTTTCGCCGCTTCTGGGAGACAGGCACCTGCTCTCCCTCGCGGACAAGCCTCTTCGCAGCATCGGAAACCTGAACACCGCTCCGGGCAAGAGCGGCCTGAAGGTGGCATTCTTCTACGGCTGCGTGGTGGACAAGATGTTCACCAGCGTGGGCGAAGCCATCCTGAAGGTGTTCAAGCATCACGGCGTGGGCGTTTACATGCCCATCGACCAGGTCTGTTGCGGCGTTCCCTCCCTGGCCTCGGGCGACATGAAAAGCTTCGAGGACCTGGTGCGGATGAACCTCAAGCTCTTCGGCAAGGGTGATTTCGATTACATCATCACCCCCTGCGGCACCTGCACGTCGGCATTCCACCACGTGTGGCCGCTCATGGGCACGGGGCTCTCCCAGGCTGAACGCGACCAGATCGAGATGCTCGCCGGCAAGGCCATGGATATCAACGCCTTTATCGCGGACAAGCTGGGCGTTACCGAGGTCGAACCGTCGTCCGATGCCAAGAAGGTCACGATCCACGATCCCTGCCACCTCAAGAAGAGCTTGGGGGTGTCCGGGCAGGTGAGGACCGTGCTCAAGGCCAATCCGAACCTGAACGTGGTGGAGATGAGCGGCTCTGACGTCTGCTGCGGCTGCGGCGGATCGTTCAACCTGCAGCACTACTCCGTCTCCACCAAGATCGGGAAGAAGAAGCGCGACAGCATCGCGGCCACGGGGGCCGAGATCGTCGCCGCTGGTTGCCCGGCCTGCATGATGCAGATCGCGGACATGATGTCCCAGGCCGGAGACCGCGTCGCCATCAAACACCCCGTGGAGCTGTACGCCCAGACCCTTGGGTAA